In Paenibacillus protaetiae, the genomic stretch CTACTATACGACTTTTAGGAGCCGCTCATGTTATATTGTTTTGTCCACGATTTCCGGCCCTGTTACTCTAGGCTAACGCGGCTAACGCCTTCCAGCTGCTTGATTTCGTCTAATACAACCCAATCCCCATCCGGCTTCGGGCTGCGTATATAAAATTGCAGCATCATCTGGGCGGGGCTGTCCCGCTCCGAATCATCTTCAATAATAAGCTTTTTTACAATAATTTGCCGGTCGCTTAGCATGGCATGAATTGTTTTTAAAATAAACGGCCGGTCCGTTAATTGAACCTTCAGCAGCTTCTCCGTACGGGAAGCGATATACTTGCGCTCCAGCTTATTAAAGGTGTACAACACAAGCAGCATGATCAGCGTCACAGAAATAGAGGCGAAATAAAAACCTGCGCCGGTCGATAAACCGATTGCCGCAACGACCCACAGCGAAGCGGCTGTGGTCAAACCGGTAATTGACTTCCCTGTAAATAAAATGGTGCCAGCACCTAAAAAACCGACTCCTGTCACAACGGCAGACGCCAGTCGGGCAGGATCTACACGAACATTCGTCTCGTTCACAAACTCCGAGAATCCGTACATAGAAAGCAGCATCAGCAAACAGGAGCCGAGGCAAACCAAAATATTGGTGCGCAGGCCGGCTGCATGATTGGACTGCTCCCGTTCAAATCCGATTAATCCGCCCAATACGACGGCAAGCAAGAGGCGCAATAAAATATGCCAGTCACTGATTTGCCATGGCGTAGCAGTCATAACGTCCATTGTTACCGCTCATCCGCCCCTTCATCCAAATGATCATTGTTACATCATATGCAGGCGATGATCGCAATCGCCCTTTATTTGCATTAACGAAAATAAAAAAATAGCGCGGGCTTGTCCAATTTCAGTTAGCCGGCCTGTAAAAAAAGCCGCTCAGAACTGTTCTGACCGGCCATATACATCAAAAGCCTCCCGGGTGGGAGGCTTCAGATCCTTTCGCCGGCTGTCCAGGCCGGCTTCATACGCAGCTGTAGTAAACTAAGCGTTTAGTATAGCTGCATGCGTTATGGATGACAAGGCGATAAGCAGGGATGCTGCCGCTACGGCGTTCAGCCGTTCAGCTTATCCATGAGCAGCTTATTAACGATAGCCGGATTGGCTTTGCCGCGTGTTTCTTTCATGATTTGGCCAACGAGGAATCCAATCGCCTTTTCTTTGCCGGCACGGTAATCTTCCACCGATTGCGGGTTCGCTTCGACGATTTTGTCGACGATGGCAAGAATTGCGCCTTCATCGCTGATTTGCACGAGGCCTTGCTCTTCGACGATTTGCTGCGGGCGTTTGCCGGATTCCAGCATCGCTTTGAATACCGTCTTCGCAATTTTGCTGCTGATTGTGCCTTTCTCAAGCAAGCCAATCATTTCGCCGAGGCCTTGGCCGGTCAGCTTCACTTCCGCCAGCTCCAGACCGTTTGTGTTCAGATAGCCGAGCAGGTCGCCCATGATCCAGTTGGAGACGGCTTTGGCGTCCTTCGTGTAGTTCAAGCTTTCCTCGAACAGGTCCGCCAGCTTGATGGACGAAGTGATGACTTCGGCATCGTAGGACGGCAGCCCGTATTCGGAAGTATAACGCGCTTTGCGGGCGTCCGGAAGCTCCGGAATTGATGCGCGCACGCGTTCTTTCCATTCTGCATCAATATGCAGCTGAACAAGGTCAGGGTCCGGGAAGTAGCGGTAATCATGCGCTTCTTCTTTGCCGCGCATCGAGAACGTTTTGCCTTGGGCTTCGTCCCAGCGGCGCGTCTCCTGCACGACTTCTCCGCCTTCGTCCAAAATTTGCGCCTGGCGGAACTGCTCGTACTCCAAGCCGCGCTGTACGCCGCGGAAGGAGTTCATGTTTTTCAGCTCGGCGCGGATGCCGAACTTCTCCTGGCCCCAAGGGCGCAGGCTGATGTTGGCGTCGCAGCGCAAGCTGCCTTCTTCCATTTTGACATCGGAAACGTCGCAATAGAGCATGATCGCTTTCAGCTTCTCAAGGTATGCCTTCGCTTCCTCCGGCGTACGGATGTCCGGCTCGGACACGATCTCGACAAGCGGCGTCCCGACACGGTTAAAGTCAACAAGCGATGCGTATCCGCCGTCTACGTGCGTCAGCTTACCCGCATCTTCTTCGAGGTGAAGGCGCGTAATGCCAATCCGCTTCGTCTGGCCGTTCACTTCGATGTCGATATAGCCGTTCTCGCCGATCGGCTTGTCGTATTGCGAGATTTGATATGCTTTTGGCGAATCGGGGTAAAAATAGTTTTTGCGGTCGAACTTCGTAACATCCGCAATTTCACAGTTCAAAGCCATAGCCGCTTTCATGGCAAATTCTACGGCTTGCTTGTTTAATACCGGCAGGACGCCGGGATGCCCAAGGCAGATCGGGCATGTATGCGTATTAGCCGGCGCGCCGAAGGACGTCGAGCAGCCGCAAAAGATTTTGCTTTTGGTATGCAGCTCCACGTGCACTTCGAGGCCAACTACGGTTTCGTATTTGGTCGCTTCAGACATTGCTATCGTTCCTTTCGTTCGCTTCGCTTTGTAGGGGACTACGCCATAGGCCTTCTACAGCTGCGGGCGCTGCTTATGGTAATCGGTATGCTGCTCGAAAGCATGCGCCGCGCGCAGCACGGTCCGTTCGTCGAACGCTTTGCCGATAATTTGAAGACCGATCGGCAAGCCGTCCGCAAAGCCGCAAGGGACGCTGATCGCCGGAACGCCTGCAAGGCTGACCGGAATCGTACAAATATCGTTCAAGTACATCGTAAGCGGATCGCCCACTTGCTCGCCGATACGGAATGCCGGCGTCGGAGCCGTTGGCCCGATCAGCACGTCATATTGCTGGAACGCCTGGTCAAAGTCCTGCTTGATGAGCGTGCGGACTTTTTGCGCTTTCAAGTAATAAGCATCGTAATAACCCGAGCTAAGCGCATAAGTGCCAAGCATGATCCGGCGTTTTACTTCCGGGCCAAAGCCTTGACTGCGCGATTTGCGGTACAGGTCAATCAGGTTGTCCGGATTTTCAGCGCGAACGCCGTAACGTACGCCGTCAAAGCGCGCAAGGTTGGACGATGCTTCCGAGGAAGCAAGCAAGTAGTAAGTTGCAATCGCATAGTCGGTATGCGGCAGCGATACTTCCTCCCAAGTTGCGCCAAGGCTTTCGTATACTTGAAGCGCAGCCATGACGGATTCTTTGACGCGCGGGTCGATGCCTTGCCCCAAATATTCCTTCGGCACGCCGATGCGCAGCCCTTTGACGTCGCCGGTCAATGCGCTTGTGTAATCCGGGATGTCCACGTTCGCAGAAGTGGAATCCATGTTGTCGTAGCCGGCAATCGCTTGCAGCACATAAGCGGAATCCTCGACGTTTTTGGTGAGTGGTCCGATCTGGTCCAGCGAGGACGCAAACGCAACCAGGCCAAAACGGGATACAAGGCCGTAGGTCGGTTTCAAGCCAACAATGCCGCAATAAGCGGCCGGCTGGCGAATCGAGCCGCCGGTATCCGAGCCTAGCGAGAAATACACTTGTCCCGCTGCAACGGATGCAGCGGAGCCGCCGCTGGAGCCGCCCGGTACATGCTCCGTGTTCCACGGGTTGCGGGTTGGGTAAAAGCTGGAGTTTTCGTTCGAGCCGCCCATGGCGAACTCGTCCATGTTGAGCTTGCCGATCGTGACCGACTGGGCCGCGTTCAGCTTGCGGACAGCCGTCGCGTTATAAATCGGGTTATAGTTGCTCAGAAACTGGCTTGCACACGTTGTAAGCAAGCCTTCCGTTACAATGTTGTCTTTGATGCCGGCCGGCAGGCCAAACAGCAGGCCGCGCTCCGCGCCGTCCTGAAGCTGCTTGTCCAGCTCTTCTGCTTGTGCGCGCGCACCGTCTTCATTTAAAGTCAAAAACGCCTTAATGGAAGGCTCCGTTTCCGCGATACGGCGGTATGAAGCATCCACCAATTCTTGTACCGACAGCTCTTTGCTGTTCAGCTTGTTATGTACTTCCTGAAGGCGCATATCAAACAATGCCAACAGAAGCCCCTCCCTTCCTTCGTTCCAATCCGTTATTCGAGTACCGCAGGCACTTTAATCTGGCCATCTTCATCATCCGGCGCATTCAGAAGCACCTTGTCGATCGGCAATGACGGACGAACCTCGTCCTCGCGCATCACGTTGATGACCGGCAGCACATGGCTGGTTGGTTCAATATTATCGGTTTGAAGCTCATTCAGCTTCTCCGCATATTTTAAAATCGCATTTAGTTGTCCGTTGAACGTCTCTTTCTCTTCTTCCGTCAGTTCAAGCCGAGCGAGCTTCGCAACATGCTCTACGTCCTGCATCGAAATGCTCATTTGCATAAACCTCCTTCATCATGCCAAAAATCATTCTTCCTATTATAGCGTAGAAGCTATGCTTATGACAAAGACAATTGTTCGCCAATCGCCAGTACTTGTCCGCGCATGCCGCGCTCTTTCAGTTTGTTTACAAAGCTTTCCGCATCCTGGCGGATAACGTCAAACGTATCGTAATGAACCGGCACGACCAGCTTCGCTTGATACCACTCCGCAGCCTGCAGCGCATCTTCCGGACCCATTGTAAATTTGTCGCCGATTGGCAGGAATACAACGTCGATGTCGTTGCGGTCGCCGATCATTTTCATATCCCCGTAAAGCGCCGTATCGCCGGTATGCAAAATCGTCAGCCCTTCCGCTTTTACCAGGTAGCCGCCGGGCTGCCCGCCATAAATGACGCTGCCGTCCTCAAGCGTAATGCCGGAGCTGTGAAAAGCCTGTACCATTTTCACTTGTGCAAAACCAAGGTCGACCGTACCGCCTGTATTGATCTGAACCGTCTGCAGCCCTTTTTTCTCAAAATGGCCCGCAAGCTCAACCGCCGCTACAATCGGGGCATTGTTCTGCTTGGCAATCGGCTCGGCATCCAAAATATGGTCCATGTGCGCATGTGTAAGCAGCACGTAGTCCGCTTGAATATCTTCGGGTTTCGCAACCGCCTGCGGATTGCCGCGAAGGAACGGGTCAATGACAAGCGCCTTGTCGCCGATTTGAATATGAATGCTGGAATGGCCGTGATATGTAATTTTCATTTAGAACTTCCTCCTTATATTCCGCTCCGGTATCGTGGAGAACGGTAATGATCTCATTGCTTTATTGTACCTTTTTTTCATGCTCAACACCAAGCGCATCCGCCAGCGTTTTCCTTCGTATACAGATTGCCGGGATGCAAACAATACGAACAGGCTGGCCGCAGCTTCAATTCTATACATGAGCACGAATGAAAGGAGGCTGAACATCTTGTCCAAACAGCAGGGACATGGCCGTAAAAATACGCAAAGCAAAACATCGGACAAAAAAAGCAACGGCTCAGGCAACAACCATTAATCTTCGCTCCCTCATCCACAGCAGTGCCTGGCAGGCCAGCTGTGGATAAAATAAAAAGGGCGGCCCGTTACCGCGGGCGCCCTTGCCATATCGCTTATATCCAAGCTTTCAAGTTAATTTGGCGGATAAAATCTTCCCGGCTTTGCCCTTCTTTGCTGCTGCTTTCAGCTTCCGGCTCTTCTTCCGTCTCCCCGTTCATAATCCGGTTAAACAGTTCTTCATTATAAGTTGCCAGCGCGTAATCAATAAGCGCTTCACGTTCAATCCGGTCGACCTCCTGCTGAATAAGCAGATGCTCAAGTTCGATATCATCCTCCGGAACAAGAAAATTCCGATTCGCTCCCGGAATACGCACAACATAATCAAATACGTTATCCTGATTGCGGTCATAAGCAATTATATAGCCATATTCCCCTACGGGAAGATTTTGTTCATATTGGTCTGCCACAATGACGATCTTAGACCCTAGCTTCAGCATGTCTATTCACTCCTGTCTGTCAGCCGCTATTCTATTAATCTTATCCTACTAAAAAATGATAGCGGTGTCCATTCCAAGCGGCGCTCGTCAGATTGGATACCGATAAATCGAGTATCCGTATACCATTCTTATGTATGGAAGGAGAGGAATAGTACGGCTTCAGATCATCCATTTGCGAACAGCTTAAATCGCCAAAACCAGCTCGGCTACTCCTTTTATTTCCCATGAAATGGGGTCCAGTACATGAAACGCCCGCGGATATGTCACCTTGGCAATCATGACAACGCCCGGATGTTTAAGCACAGTCTCATAATGGTACGTTTCATTAGTATAGAAATAAGGAAACGCATTGTCTTCATTAATAACGTCAAACAAAAGCACCTGAACAGCTTCCTTGAACGGAGATCCCGGAAGCGGTTCCCCCGTCTCGTCCAGCATTAAATTGCTTTGCAAATAAGCCTTTGCATATGCATAAGCCGCTTCCGGATCAATACGGGCATATCCGTCTCCCAGCGCTTCAAGATCAATTTGCTGAGCGCCTGCATGGGTAGCCCGGTTAACCGCAGATTTGCTTTGATTCAGCAGCTGAAGCGCCTGTTCCTCATCAGTTTGCAATGCGATCAGCGTTATCCAAAGCCCGGACATTACAATTAGGATCAACAGCTTAGCCATTAAGCACACCCTCGCATCTTAACGTACATACTCGCTCATTCGGATGCCGAAAGCATGAAGCTTCGCGCCTTTCTGAGGTTTATCAAACCCGATCAGCTGGTCAATCCGCAGCAAATCTTCGTAAGGGTATTCCGCTTCCAGACGCAGTCCCGTCCCTCTCGGGAGCGGATCGGCTGCGTCTGATGCATCAGCGCCGCTCGTTGATGATACACGGAACACAATGTCTTCCGGCTTCAAGCCGAATTGGCGCAGCCTGTCTTTGGAAGCCGTCAGCATCCCATTATCAATATATCCATAAGCGCCGCTCGCTCCCACCTCTAGCAAATAATCTACCTCCTGCTGAAGCACGGCTTGCCGGACAATAAGAACGTGCCTGTAAACAGGCGAAAACATCATCCAGCAAACGATTCCCGAAAACAAAACAAACACTAGAATGCTCTTCATGGGTTCATGCGGCGTATATAGCTTCCGACAGCTTCTCCGGTTCCTTTCACCTGCTGCTTCATGCCATGATCGCCTTCCGCTACGCTGTTATAAATCGCAATAACAGTAATAAGCAGCAATACTGTCACAAGCAAGCCGCGCATAGGTTCACCTCCGCCCTTTCGATAAATCGCATGGATTATTTGTCGTCATCCTCCAACAGCTCGCCGATCCGGGTGTTGGCGTTGCTTCCCTGCTCTTTAATGCGTGCCTGCGTTCCGGTTGAGTCTGCAGCAATGACGCTGTTGAACAAAAGGACCACAACCACAATCATCATGACCGTTATTAAAATATTGCGCATATTTTCACCTCCTTCATAGCCGGATGTTCCGCCGGCGGGATGTTCCGCGCTCGCATGCGGATGTTTTCTGCGCGCAGCAGGTGCTGGCAGCATAAGCCTCAGCTTATTAAAGCCGCTTACAGCAGGCGCTGGCATGTGGCGGCTTATTAAGCTGCTTGCAGCCGTCTGCCCGCTGTTCAGCCAAGCGCGTCAAACAGCCTTTGCCCTTCCTGTACCCAAGGATAAATAAACACATCAAACGTATATAGAATCGGAATTCCTGCCAGTACAAAAAGCACATAAGAGCTTGATTCCTTACGGCTCTCCTTCTCCAGCTCCAGCTTCTCCTTATAATCCTGGATCCGTTCGCGAAGCAGCTCGTAATATTCGCGGCTTTCATGCTGGCGTATGGCGTCAATCGTTTCCGTAAAGCTCATTCCTTCATCCGTGCCAACTTTTCGCTTAAAGGAGCGCAGTGCTTCTTCCGGGTCGTGATACCACTCCGCGAGCAGCCGCTCCAGGTCGCTCCGGAGCAGCCTTGAAAAAGGAACGCAGCGCATAAGCTTGGCATGAATATGGAGCGAGGAATCCGCCAAATAAAGCAGCTGGCTGCTGATGATATAAATTTCTTTCGTGATTTGATGGGCGCGAAGCTTTCGGACAGCGCGAAGCCAAGACATATCGAAAGATGCAGCCGCTATTAATAGAAGAAACGCGCCGCAGCAATAGGCGCTGGCTCCAGCGGCCAGCAGCCCTTGCGAATTTGCCCAAAGCGCCAGCAGCAATAACGCCGGCAGCAGGAGCAGCATAAGCCTCCTGCCCAGCATGTACCAAGCCGGATCGGCGGTTACCCCGCAGCCGGACAGCAAAGCCTGGCGCTCTAAAAACGCGTGCTGCTTCCGGTTAAGATGCGCCAGCTTCAGCCATTTGTCCGGTAATTCACGGCTTCTCATCCGCTTAAGCGGAATATGGAGCCACCTTGGCCTTTTGCCAGGGAGCAGACGGAGCAGTAAAAACAAAGCAGCAAAACAAAATCCGAATTGGCCGGTTAAAGCGGCCGCATCGACCAATGAGCCAACCGATAAATGAATGTGCACAACCTCCTTCCGAGAAGCAGCGAGGCTTTTACATCTTTTTGCGGGACAGCCACAAGCCCATCAGAAACGATATAAAAATAAGCAATCCCGCATTCAGCAGCATGTTCCGCCCTTGCGGGTCAACGACGTAATAGTAATAAGCGTTGGAACCGTCATAATGAATGTTGATGCCGATAAATAAGGCGAGAAAAAAAACCGGCGTAAAATTGGCGATCCGGATTTCCAGCAGCTTGCTCCTCTCCTGTTCATTAGCCCGCCGCGCTTTGCGCATGTCGGTAATGAGCTCCTTGAGCCCCTCGGTAATCGGCACGCCTTCGGTCAAGGCAACCCGCAGCAAATTTACAAAATAATCAGCCCAAACGCTGCCGATGGCGGAGGCGAATAAACGCAAGCTTTTCTCATCGTCATCCCGGACGGATAAATTCCGGTACAGCTGTTCAAATACAGGCTGCATTGGGCCGATCAGCCGCCTTTCGTCAATGGTCCGCTGCAAAGCAAGACGCAGCTGCTTGCCGCCCGTAATCAAATAACATTGATAAAACAGCTCTACAGAGGGCAAAAAATCATTTTGCGTCTGAAGCCGGCGTTGTATTAAAATGGCGCGAAGCGTCATATACGGCAGCAGCGCAAAAACGCCGCCCATTAATATAACGCCTTTGGCGCTTTGAAAAAACAGCCCGCCGACCGCAATTCCTGCGATCATCAGCATTAAAGACAAGGCCACTAAGCGCACCGGCTGCGCATTCATCTGCAATGTCTCCAGCAGCTCCGACAAATGATTATAAGCCCGGCCGGCCCGCTGAAGCCGGCGGTCCAGCTTTTTGCTTAAAGAACGGTCTGCCCGGTAGGTCAGCCTGCTTTGCCTGCTGTGCGTATTCATAACCCCATGCAGCAGCTGGTACCATACATAACCAAGCAATAAAAACAGCAGCGCAGTTGCAGCATAAATGGATACGTCCAGCCTCATTCCATCACCATCCTGCTTCGCTGCCGCAGCCGAGCGGTCAGTTCCGGAACGTCCGGGTCCGGGTACTGCCAGTCATCCGCCGTCTCATCGTATACCGCCCAATTGCGGACAACCGTCTCTCCGCCTTCCCAAGCCAGCTTGCCGATTCGGGAGATGACCCGCCTCCCGTCCCCGATATTGCGCATTTCAATGCCCACTTGCGTTACATATTGGGCAATGCGTTTCACGAGCCGGTCCGGATTAATGCCTCTGCCGTCCAGCATGCACATATCGGTTATCGCTTCCGGCACATCCTCCAGCGTGTTGGCGTGAACGGTCGTCATACTTCCCGAATGCCCCCGGGTACAAGCCCGCACATAAATATTGGCATCTTCATCGCGAATCTCCGCATGAACGATCCGCTGCGGCGACTGGCGAAGCGCAAGCTTAAACGCCTGAGACGCTTTATGCAGCTGATCATCCTCATCCGCTTCATATTCGATTATGTTTCTGGAAGGAAAATCGCGGCTGAGCATCATTTCATGCCTGCCTTCGATCGTAATAATGCGCTCTTGTTCCGGCAGTTCCGCAATCAATGCTTTCATTAAATTGGTTTTGCCGGAGTTTGTCGGGCCGATAATGACGATATTCAGCCGTGCGGCAAGCACTTGCCGAAGCAGCCCGGCTATACGGCTGTTAATTGTGCGGTAGGCAGGCTGGCACAGCTCATCCAGGCTAAATGATTTAACCGTATAAAAACGAATGGTCAACGTCGGCTTGGACGTATAGCCGTAACCGGTCATCGTCACCCTGGAGCCGTCTCGAAGCATTACTTCCGCCCAGCGTTTGCGCGGATTAATCCGGTCATTGTTAAACAACACCAGATTTTGCTGAATCCGCTCCACCTCGCGTTCATGCTCAAACCGGTAAACGGAAGGAACAGCCGTACCGCCGCGCACTTCAAAAATAGCCGTACCGACAACCTGAATTTCCTCCAGCCCTTCTTTATGGCGAAGTACAAGCTCAAGTACGTTAAGGCCGATAACCTCGGCAAACAGCGCTTCGGCAAGCGTCTCGTAAGGCGAATTGTATCCGTCCAGCTGGTGAATGCGCAGCCGGATGAGACGATCTGCAATCATCGCTAAAATGCGGTCTCTTTCCCGGCTGAAGCCAAGAACCGCCCGGTTCAGCGTCTCGTTATATTCCCGGCGCGCTTCCTCGTTTAACCCTTGCGGCGATGCTAAATAAGACCGGATATCCTCGGCTAATTGCTTGAAGTCCCGCGCCTCGGCGCCTGCAACCGGCCGGACAGATCCAGCGCCATCCGTCCCATCTTGCTGCCGAAGCTGCGCCGAATAACCGGCTGGAGAAAATTTATGCTCCGAGGGCTTCAAGACCCTACCCCTCCCCGATGCTCCAGCAGCTTGCGGAACCACGGCTGGGCCGTAATGGCGCGTTTTCGTGTTTGAGCAAGGCCGTACCGGTTCACAATCGCTGCCGCCGGCTCCAGCATCGCTTTTTTGCCCGCCGGGTCGCTGCTCAGCCACTGCTCATAATCGCCCTTGTCCAGCGCCGAAAACATTCCGGCTGAAGTTTGAAATTCCCCCAGCTTCGCAGTCCCAATTTCTTTGCAAATCTCTTTCACACGATAACCTCCGTTCCAATAAGGCGAATGAATGATCACAGCTTCAAAATGATCCGGTGTAATGCCAAACGTAGGCGCAACTGCGGCAATCCATTGCTGCGCATCTTCTTGAAAATGGGACAATACCGTCGTAGTTACCAGCACTTTCATATCAGCCATACGCATCCCGACTACCGTCGCCGCGTTATCCCAATACGCGCCGACATCAAGCACAATAACCGGAAACGCTTCCGCTGCGCAGGCGATTAAATGTTCCGCTTCTTCCGGCGTAAAAAACTCCGCTTGCTCCCGCTCCATGTTGCCAAATAAGACGGACAGCTTGGGCATGCTGCCGATGCGGTGCATCGAGCGAAGCAGCTTGTCCGGAGCCAGACTTTGCGAACGCAGCTCCGGTCTAAGGCGGTCCAGCGAATCGGAAGGCTTGTCTATACCGATATAGCGATGGATTTTGGCGCTTTTTAAATGAAGGCAGAAATAGCCGACGCCTTGCCCCGTTGCTTCCGCCAGCCGGTAAGCCGCGGCAAAGGAAGCTGAAGTGGTGCCGATATTCGGCGTCGTTCCAACAAAGGCGATAATTAACGGGGACGTTTCGCTCAAGGCCCATTCTCCTCCCCGAGTCCGTCCGCCTGCATCGTCTCCGGGCTGTACGCTATGACGAGCTGCTGTGTTCCATCCTTGCAAGCGGCATCCACCTCCAGCCACTGCTCCTCGGTTAAATTCAAGTTGATGTAATCAATCATGCCGTTTGCATCCCTCCGCGAAGCATACATTTTCTCCTTGTCCCCGTCTGCAAGCGCCAGCAGGTTCGGATCCTCCTTATCGTCAATTTCAACATTGCTGGAGGATTTGACGGATGCCACCTTAACGGTTTGCTCAAACAGTCTTCTTGGCTCAGCTCCGGACAAATAAAGAACAACTTTATCGCCGGCCCGAATTCCGTTAGAGATGGAACGGATATACGATTTAGGGATTTGAAAGGTCGACTCCGCCGGCCCGGGCTGCAAAGTATAGCGGCTTACCTTCCAGTCATACAGCGGCTCGCCTTGTCCAAGCGGAATAAGCGTCTCCATTCCTTCAGCCGTTTCCTTGCGTGTCAGCATCTCCTTCGTAACCATATTGCCGGGAACCGGCTTATAGCTTAAATCCGACAGCTTGAGCCGTTCCCCCGCCCCGATGAAACGGTTTGGCACAACAACGTTGACCATGCCTTTCCTTTCCTGCTCCTTCGTCTGCATCCAGCCGATGCCATAAACAAGCAGGCCGGATAAGATGGCTGCAAGGAGCGAAAGCAGCACATTTCTTCTTCGGTTCATCGCCTCTCCTTCCCTAAGCAGAGCCGCAAAAAAAAAGAACGCAGCTTCAGCCAAATGGCCAAGGCATGCGTTCTTCGCATAGCACCGCTCAATATGTGTTGTTGGTAAATTTAAACATCTAATTGACGTAATAATAGCAAATCAATAATAGAGTTGTCTACATCTTTTTTATAAAAAAATACAGCTTTATCCTTTGTATGTAACTTGCCGGTAACTCTCTAACATTAAAGTGCGTACTTCCGCAATGTGAGATCCGGGATTACGATAGAGCCATAATATGAATTCCCCAAACAAAGGAGAGAGTTGAATGAAATTACAGTTAGCGCTTGATCTGGTCGATATTCCGGCAGCAAAGCTGGTGGTCAAAGAAGTAGCGGATTACATTGATATTGTGGAAATCGGTACGCCGGTCGTCATTAACGAAGGTCTTCGCGCAGTGAAAGAATTGAAAGCCGAGTTCCCTTCTCTTGAGGTGCTTGCCGATCTGAAAATTATGGATGCAGGCGGTTATGAAGTGATTAAAGCTTCCGAGGCAGGCGCGGATATAATTACTGTGCTGGCCGTATCCGATAATGACACAATCCGCGGAGCGGTGGAACAAGCACGCAAATTAAATAAAAAAATTATGGTCGATATGATCAATGTGCCGGATATCGCCGCCAGGGCACAGGAAGTCGATTCACTGGGCGTCGATTATATTTGTGTGCATTCCGGTTACGATCACCAAGCCGCGGGCAAAAATTCATTCGAAGATCTTGCGGTTATTAAAAGCGTTGTCCGGAACGCCCAAACGGCTATTGCCGGCGGCATCAAGCTTGGCACGTTGCCCGAGGTGATCAAGGCCGCTCCCGATCTCGTTATCGTAGGCGGAGGGATCACCAGCCAAGATGATAAAAAAGCAGTCGCCGCACAAATGCGCCAGTTAATCGCACAAGGGCAATAAGGCCATGAGCGCCGTTGCCGTATCTGCTATCGTTGACGAGCTTAGCCGGGTTTTGCAAGCTGTCCAGCCGCAGCAAACCAGCCAGCTTACCCGTTTAATTCTGGAGGCGAATGCCGTGTTTGTCGCAGGCGCCGGCCGCTCCGGCTTGATGATGAAAGCTTTTGCAATGCGGCTTATGCATGCCGGCATTCCCGCTTAT encodes the following:
- a CDS encoding type II secretion system F family protein, translating into MRLDVSIYAATALLFLLLGYVWYQLLHGVMNTHSRQSRLTYRADRSLSKKLDRRLQRAGRAYNHLSELLETLQMNAQPVRLVALSLMLMIAGIAVGGLFFQSAKGVILMGGVFALLPYMTLRAILIQRRLQTQNDFLPSVELFYQCYLITGGKQLRLALQRTIDERRLIGPMQPVFEQLYRNLSVRDDDEKSLRLFASAIGSVWADYFVNLLRVALTEGVPITEGLKELITDMRKARRANEQERSKLLEIRIANFTPVFFLALFIGINIHYDGSNAYYYYVVDPQGRNMLLNAGLLIFISFLMGLWLSRKKM
- the gatA gene encoding Asp-tRNA(Asn)/Glu-tRNA(Gln) amidotransferase subunit GatA — protein: MALFDMRLQEVHNKLNSKELSVQELVDASYRRIAETEPSIKAFLTLNEDGARAQAEELDKQLQDGAERGLLFGLPAGIKDNIVTEGLLTTCASQFLSNYNPIYNATAVRKLNAAQSVTIGKLNMDEFAMGGSNENSSFYPTRNPWNTEHVPGGSSGGSAASVAAGQVYFSLGSDTGGSIRQPAAYCGIVGLKPTYGLVSRFGLVAFASSLDQIGPLTKNVEDSAYVLQAIAGYDNMDSTSANVDIPDYTSALTGDVKGLRIGVPKEYLGQGIDPRVKESVMAALQVYESLGATWEEVSLPHTDYAIATYYLLASSEASSNLARFDGVRYGVRAENPDNLIDLYRKSRSQGFGPEVKRRIMLGTYALSSGYYDAYYLKAQKVRTLIKQDFDQAFQQYDVLIGPTAPTPAFRIGEQVGDPLTMYLNDICTIPVSLAGVPAISVPCGFADGLPIGLQIIGKAFDERTVLRAAHAFEQHTDYHKQRPQL
- a CDS encoding ATPase, translating into MLKLGSKIVIVADQYEQNLPVGEYGYIIAYDRNQDNVFDYVVRIPGANRNFLVPEDDIELEHLLIQQEVDRIEREALIDYALATYNEELFNRIMNGETEEEPEAESSSKEGQSREDFIRQINLKAWI
- a CDS encoding metal-dependent hydrolase, which translates into the protein MKITYHGHSSIHIQIGDKALVIDPFLRGNPQAVAKPEDIQADYVLLTHAHMDHILDAEPIAKQNNAPIVAAVELAGHFEKKGLQTVQINTGGTVDLGFAQVKMVQAFHSSGITLEDGSVIYGGQPGGYLVKAEGLTILHTGDTALYGDMKMIGDRNDIDVVFLPIGDKFTMGPEDALQAAEWYQAKLVVPVHYDTFDVIRQDAESFVNKLKERGMRGQVLAIGEQLSLS
- a CDS encoding MgtC/SapB family protein, whose product is MDVMTATPWQISDWHILLRLLLAVVLGGLIGFEREQSNHAAGLRTNILVCLGSCLLMLLSMYGFSEFVNETNVRVDPARLASAVVTGVGFLGAGTILFTGKSITGLTTAASLWVVAAIGLSTGAGFYFASISVTLIMLLVLYTFNKLERKYIASRTEKLLKVQLTDRPFILKTIHAMLSDRQIIVKKLIIEDDSERDSPAQMMLQFYIRSPKPDGDWVVLDEIKQLEGVSRVSLE
- the gatC gene encoding Asp-tRNA(Asn)/Glu-tRNA(Gln) amidotransferase subunit GatC — protein: MSISMQDVEHVAKLARLELTEEEKETFNGQLNAILKYAEKLNELQTDNIEPTSHVLPVINVMREDEVRPSLPIDKVLLNAPDDEDGQIKVPAVLE
- the gatB gene encoding Asp-tRNA(Asn)/Glu-tRNA(Gln) amidotransferase subunit GatB: MSEATKYETVVGLEVHVELHTKSKIFCGCSTSFGAPANTHTCPICLGHPGVLPVLNKQAVEFAMKAAMALNCEIADVTKFDRKNYFYPDSPKAYQISQYDKPIGENGYIDIEVNGQTKRIGITRLHLEEDAGKLTHVDGGYASLVDFNRVGTPLVEIVSEPDIRTPEEAKAYLEKLKAIMLYCDVSDVKMEEGSLRCDANISLRPWGQEKFGIRAELKNMNSFRGVQRGLEYEQFRQAQILDEGGEVVQETRRWDEAQGKTFSMRGKEEAHDYRYFPDPDLVQLHIDAEWKERVRASIPELPDARKARYTSEYGLPSYDAEVITSSIKLADLFEESLNYTKDAKAVSNWIMGDLLGYLNTNGLELAEVKLTGQGLGEMIGLLEKGTISSKIAKTVFKAMLESGKRPQQIVEEQGLVQISDEGAILAIVDKIVEANPQSVEDYRAGKEKAIGFLVGQIMKETRGKANPAIVNKLLMDKLNG